The following proteins come from a genomic window of Flavobacterium crocinum:
- a CDS encoding DUF3861 domain-containing protein — protein MEKRSNKYYLTLSLKQYANGETEPAKELGIEFDNHDEIFGIIDRIKEKNIFADDSEAVQFAIGLKLFSEIKIKNRKNPLFEELNEVFPVFMKKLKSL, from the coding sequence ATGGAAAAAAGATCAAACAAATATTACTTAACATTAAGTCTTAAGCAATACGCAAATGGTGAAACTGAACCTGCAAAAGAATTAGGAATCGAATTTGATAATCACGATGAAATTTTTGGAATCATTGACAGAATCAAAGAAAAGAACATTTTTGCTGACGATTCAGAAGCTGTTCAGTTTGCAATCGGATTAAAATTATTTAGCGAAATCAAAATTAAAAATCGCAAAAATCCACTTTTTGAAGAATTAAATGAAGTTTTTCCTGTCTTCATGAAAAAACTAAAAAGTCTTTAA
- a CDS encoding efflux RND transporter periplasmic adaptor subunit, translating into MNKQSFLSILAAAFIIASCGKNDKSAQAGGAPQIKEYKTVTLQPESATLNSDFPASIQGQQNIEIRPRVEGYIDKIFVDEGAVVKAGQPLFKISAPEYEQQVRTATASIKSAQADLSAAKLAVNKVKPLVEKGIISKYDLESAQYTYESALAALAQANAALVNAKVNLGYTTVTSPVNGVVGSIPFRLGSLVSSNTTEPLTTVSSIGNVYAYFAMNEKSLLNFTKDAGASLNQKLKNMPAVSLVLSDGSAYDQKGHIETVNGLINTETGTVNVRARFPNPKGIIRSGSSTTVRIPKEVKAGIIIPQSATFELQDKMFAVVLGKDGKTRNANITVLENTAGNYYVVTSGLQAGDQIVLEGVASLKEGTEIKAHNQSPETVYADLK; encoded by the coding sequence ATGAATAAGCAATCATTTTTAAGTATTCTCGCAGCAGCATTTATTATCGCATCTTGTGGTAAAAATGATAAGTCGGCTCAGGCTGGCGGAGCACCGCAGATAAAAGAGTATAAGACTGTGACATTACAGCCGGAATCTGCTACACTAAACAGCGATTTTCCTGCTAGTATTCAAGGGCAGCAAAACATAGAGATTCGTCCAAGAGTTGAAGGTTATATCGATAAAATTTTTGTTGACGAAGGAGCTGTAGTAAAAGCGGGACAACCTTTATTTAAAATCAGCGCTCCGGAATATGAGCAGCAAGTTCGTACAGCAACTGCAAGTATTAAAAGTGCTCAGGCAGATTTAAGCGCAGCAAAATTGGCTGTAAACAAAGTAAAACCTTTAGTAGAAAAAGGAATTATCAGTAAGTACGATTTAGAATCAGCTCAATATACTTATGAGTCGGCTTTGGCAGCTTTAGCTCAGGCTAATGCAGCTTTGGTAAATGCTAAAGTTAATTTAGGATATACTACCGTTACAAGTCCTGTAAATGGAGTTGTTGGCTCAATTCCTTTCCGTTTAGGAAGTTTGGTAAGTTCCAATACGACCGAACCTTTAACAACAGTTTCAAGCATTGGTAATGTATATGCGTATTTTGCAATGAATGAGAAATCATTATTGAATTTTACTAAAGATGCGGGAGCTTCATTAAACCAAAAATTGAAAAATATGCCAGCAGTTTCTCTGGTGCTTTCAGACGGTTCTGCTTATGATCAAAAAGGACATATTGAAACGGTAAACGGATTAATCAATACAGAAACCGGTACCGTAAATGTAAGAGCTCGTTTTCCAAATCCAAAAGGAATTATCAGAAGCGGAAGCAGTACTACAGTTCGTATTCCAAAAGAAGTAAAAGCCGGAATTATTATTCCTCAAAGTGCAACATTTGAACTTCAGGATAAAATGTTCGCAGTAGTTTTAGGTAAAGATGGTAAAACGAGAAATGCTAATATCACAGTACTTGAAAATACAGCAGGAAACTATTATGTAGTAACAAGCGGTTTACAAGCTGGTGACCAAATCGTATTAGAAGGTGTTGCTTCGCTAAAAGAAGGAACTGAAATTAAAGCCCATAATCAAAGCCCGGAAACAGTTTACGCCGATTTAAAATAA
- a CDS encoding efflux RND transporter permease subunit yields the protein MFKKFIQRPVLSTVISVIIVILGVLGLIELPISQYPDIAPPTVNVAASYTGANADVVLKSIVIPLEEQINGVENMTYMTSTATNDGNASIKVFFKVGTNPDLAAVNVQNRVSRATSLLPVEVTQAGVTVTKSQSSNLLIFSLYSDDKAYDQTFLQNYAKINLVPQIQRVVGVGDVTVFGAKDYSMRIWLKPDVMQQYKLIPSDISAALAEQNIEAAPGKFGENGNQAFQYVIKYKGRLTSAKEFEDIIIKSVGNGQMLRLKDVAKVELGSLSYSSTIKTNGVESAAMAISQTPGSNARDVIINSKKLIEEAAKSFPKGMKYTIMVDVNENLDASIEKVIHTLIEAFILVFIVVFIFLQDFRSTLIPAIAVPVAIVGTFFFLNLFGFTINLLTLFAMVLAIGIVVDDAIVVVEAVHAKLDHGYKSAKKATIHAMDEISGAIISITLVMAAVFIPVTFINGSTGVFYKQFGITLAVAIILSAVNALTLSPALCALLLKPHADDHKHKSYLQRFYTSFNVAFDNVTARYKRSVSFLSAKKWIALASIIIAGVALVYMMKTTPSAFVPSEDQGTVFANISLPPSASMERSDIIAKRVDSIAKTIPGVKNTLRIVGQNFTAGAGSAYSMVIVKLYPWDQRDLSVDDVIGQLFAKTSGIREASIFFISPPTIQGFGQSGGFEFQLQDKGGHTTAEFFKVNNEFLAKLSERPEIQYATTPFNPGFPQYMMDVNLAKAKDAGVSINTILSTMQGYYGGLYASNFNKFGKQYRVMVQASPEFRANTEGLNKIFVRNSAGNMAPITEFVKMTRVFGPESISRFNLFTSISITGAPKPGYSSGDAIKAIQEVAAENLPAGYGYEFSGLTREELASGSETIFIFLLCLVFVYFLLSAQYESYILPFAVLLSIPFGLAGAYLFSIIFKLNSNIYLQISLIMLIGLLAKNGILIVEFALDRRRKGLPVVQAAIEGAVARLRPILMTSFAFILGLVPLMFAKGAGAVGNKSIGTGAVGGMLIGTILGVFVIPVLFIIFQNLQEKISGPAKDGYDDDDDDEEEIHLIEAHKE from the coding sequence ATGTTTAAAAAGTTTATACAAAGACCCGTACTCTCAACGGTAATATCTGTTATTATCGTTATTTTAGGTGTTTTAGGCCTAATTGAGTTACCGATTTCTCAATATCCGGATATAGCACCGCCAACGGTAAACGTGGCAGCAAGTTATACCGGAGCCAACGCAGATGTGGTACTTAAAAGTATCGTAATTCCGCTGGAAGAACAAATTAATGGTGTAGAAAACATGACTTACATGACTTCTACAGCAACAAACGACGGAAATGCCTCTATTAAAGTTTTCTTTAAAGTAGGAACCAATCCTGATTTAGCAGCGGTAAACGTGCAGAACAGGGTTTCCAGAGCAACAAGTTTATTACCTGTAGAGGTAACTCAGGCTGGGGTTACAGTAACCAAAAGCCAGAGTAGTAACTTATTGATTTTCTCTTTATACAGTGACGATAAAGCTTACGACCAAACGTTTCTTCAAAACTATGCAAAGATCAATCTTGTACCGCAGATTCAGCGTGTAGTTGGAGTAGGTGATGTAACCGTTTTTGGCGCAAAAGATTACTCGATGAGAATCTGGCTGAAACCAGACGTAATGCAGCAATACAAACTGATTCCGAGCGACATTTCTGCTGCTTTGGCTGAACAGAATATTGAGGCGGCGCCAGGTAAATTTGGTGAAAACGGAAATCAGGCTTTTCAATATGTAATTAAATACAAAGGACGTTTAACATCTGCCAAAGAATTTGAGGACATTATTATCAAATCGGTTGGAAATGGACAGATGTTGAGACTTAAAGATGTAGCTAAAGTAGAACTAGGATCTTTAAGTTATTCTTCAACAATTAAAACAAATGGTGTAGAATCGGCGGCGATGGCCATTAGCCAGACTCCGGGGTCTAATGCTCGTGATGTAATCATCAATTCTAAAAAACTGATTGAAGAAGCAGCTAAGAGTTTTCCAAAAGGAATGAAATACACCATTATGGTGGATGTTAACGAAAACCTTGATGCTTCTATTGAGAAAGTAATTCACACTTTGATTGAAGCCTTTATATTGGTTTTCATCGTAGTATTTATTTTCCTTCAGGATTTCAGATCTACTTTAATTCCTGCAATTGCAGTTCCTGTTGCGATTGTAGGTACGTTCTTCTTCCTGAATTTATTCGGATTTACGATTAACTTATTAACGCTTTTTGCAATGGTACTCGCCATTGGTATTGTGGTCGATGATGCGATTGTGGTCGTGGAGGCGGTGCACGCCAAACTCGATCACGGATATAAATCGGCTAAAAAAGCAACCATTCATGCAATGGACGAAATTTCGGGTGCGATTATTTCGATTACATTAGTAATGGCGGCGGTATTTATTCCGGTAACATTCATTAACGGATCAACAGGGGTTTTCTATAAACAATTTGGTATTACACTGGCAGTTGCGATTATTCTTTCGGCAGTAAATGCCTTAACACTGAGTCCGGCTTTATGTGCGCTTTTACTAAAACCGCATGCAGACGATCATAAACATAAAAGCTATTTACAGCGTTTTTATACTTCGTTTAACGTTGCATTTGATAATGTAACAGCAAGATACAAACGTTCGGTAAGTTTTCTTTCTGCGAAAAAATGGATTGCATTAGCTTCTATTATTATTGCTGGAGTGGCATTGGTTTATATGATGAAAACCACGCCTTCAGCTTTCGTTCCTTCGGAAGATCAGGGAACTGTTTTCGCGAATATCAGTTTACCGCCATCAGCTTCTATGGAGCGTTCGGATATTATTGCCAAAAGAGTTGATAGTATAGCAAAGACAATCCCGGGAGTTAAAAATACACTTCGTATCGTTGGACAGAACTTTACGGCAGGAGCAGGTAGTGCATACAGTATGGTAATCGTAAAATTATATCCTTGGGATCAGCGTGATTTAAGTGTTGATGATGTAATTGGACAACTTTTTGCTAAAACCAGCGGAATCCGTGAGGCCAGTATCTTCTTTATTTCGCCGCCAACTATTCAGGGTTTTGGACAAAGTGGTGGATTCGAATTCCAATTACAGGATAAAGGAGGACATACAACTGCTGAATTCTTTAAAGTGAATAATGAATTCTTAGCTAAACTATCAGAACGTCCGGAAATTCAATACGCCACAACTCCATTTAACCCGGGATTCCCTCAGTATATGATGGATGTCAATTTAGCGAAAGCTAAAGATGCAGGAGTTTCTATAAATACCATTTTATCCACAATGCAGGGTTATTATGGTGGATTGTATGCTTCTAACTTCAATAAGTTCGGAAAACAATATCGTGTAATGGTTCAGGCTTCTCCTGAGTTTAGAGCAAATACCGAAGGGTTAAATAAAATCTTTGTTCGTAATAGTGCAGGAAATATGGCGCCAATTACGGAGTTTGTTAAAATGACAAGAGTTTTTGGGCCGGAATCTATTTCAAGGTTTAACTTATTTACGTCAATTTCTATTACGGGAGCACCAAAACCGGGTTATAGTTCGGGAGATGCGATTAAAGCCATTCAGGAAGTTGCGGCAGAAAACCTTCCGGCAGGTTATGGTTACGAGTTTTCTGGATTAACACGTGAAGAGTTAGCTTCCGGAAGTGAAACGATATTCATTTTCTTATTGTGTTTGGTATTCGTTTATTTCTTGTTGAGTGCGCAATACGAAAGTTATATTCTTCCTTTTGCGGTATTATTGTCAATTCCATTTGGATTAGCAGGAGCATATTTGTTCTCGATTATTTTTAAACTGAATAGTAATATTTATTTACAGATTTCCTTAATCATGTTGATTGGACTTCTGGCCAAGAATGGTATTTTGATTGTCGAATTTGCTTTGGACAGAAGACGTAAAGGACTTCCGGTTGTACAAGCGGCAATTGAGGGAGCGGTAGCACGTTTACGTCCGATTCTGATGACTTCATTTGCTTTTATTCTTGGACTTGTTCCTTTAATGTTTGCCAAAGGAGCGGGAGCTGTTGGTAACAAATCGATTGGTACAGGAGCAGTAGGAGGTATGTTGATCGGAACTATTTTAGGAGTTTTCGTAATTCCGGTTCTTTTTATCATTTTCCAAAACTTACAGGAAAAAATAAGCGGACCTGCAAAAGATGGTTATGACGACGACGACGATGATGAAGAGGAAATTCATTTAATAGAAGCTCATAAAGAGTAA
- a CDS encoding sensor histidine kinase produces the protein MTPNFFRPYLFTGLHILGWLLLGYLMLFYIPLTWNVVLPSAFWLWQSIILFLLIVVFYSTAKIIVPKTIIKDNTSPFLLWALLAILSMQLIAYFYTSQTDLHNQISKAIGFTKYKNPYFDNYVFTLTLLVLGISTSWAMLQYWQKAAQHKQKLEQDKTAAELAMLKAQINPHFFFNSLNSIYSLTYTDIEDSRNALHTLSRMMRYLLYSTEGERTTLLKEVEFLKDFIALMKLRANSKLTITTDIPEKLHDYPIVPMLLLPLVENAFKHGVHATDKSEIHIKLVQNGTDLDFEVENTFFEKVSVPDEGGIGLTNTKRRLHLIYPNHHFMTFGVTPDGTYKIKLKITLEQ, from the coding sequence ATGACACCTAACTTTTTTAGACCCTACTTATTCACTGGATTACACATTCTTGGATGGTTATTATTAGGGTATCTTATGCTGTTTTATATTCCATTAACCTGGAATGTAGTGCTTCCGTCGGCATTTTGGCTTTGGCAGAGCATTATTTTATTTTTACTGATTGTTGTTTTTTATTCGACAGCAAAAATCATTGTACCCAAAACAATTATAAAAGACAATACCTCTCCCTTTTTACTTTGGGCATTGCTGGCTATTTTAAGCATGCAGTTAATTGCCTATTTTTATACTTCTCAAACAGATCTTCACAATCAAATTAGTAAGGCAATTGGTTTTACAAAATATAAAAATCCTTATTTCGATAACTATGTTTTTACACTGACACTGTTGGTTTTAGGAATAAGCACAAGCTGGGCGATGCTGCAATATTGGCAGAAAGCCGCACAACACAAACAAAAATTAGAACAAGATAAAACTGCAGCCGAACTGGCAATGCTGAAAGCGCAGATTAATCCGCATTTTTTCTTTAACTCCCTAAACAGTATTTATTCGCTTACTTATACTGACATTGAAGATTCTCGAAATGCCCTGCATACTTTAAGCCGAATGATGCGCTATTTGCTTTACAGCACTGAAGGTGAAAGAACTACTTTATTAAAAGAAGTCGAATTTCTAAAAGACTTCATTGCTTTAATGAAGCTGCGCGCCAACAGTAAACTAACCATTACAACAGACATTCCTGAAAAACTGCATGATTACCCAATTGTTCCCATGTTATTACTACCTTTAGTAGAAAATGCATTCAAACATGGTGTGCACGCCACTGATAAAAGCGAAATACACATTAAACTTGTACAAAACGGAACCGATTTAGATTTTGAAGTAGAAAACACTTTCTTCGAAAAAGTCTCTGTTCCCGATGAAGGCGGAATCGGTTTAACCAATACCAAACGCAGACTGCATTTGATTTACCCAAATCATCATTTTATGACTTTTGGCGTAACTCCTGATGGAACTTATAAAATTAAATTGAAAATAACTTTAGAGCAATGA
- a CDS encoding LytR/AlgR family response regulator transcription factor, whose translation MTVLRCIAVDDEPLALKLVETFIQQTPFLELITTCDNAVDAMGIIRAEKPDVVFLDINMPNLTGMELARLLQEQPGPLPKIVFTTAYNHYAIEGYRVNAVDYLLKPFSYEEFLRAANKVLQLHEEANNNAFQNIAADDEFIFLKVEYQWVRISLKDICYIESLKDYVKVHLEDSQKAVLSLISLKALEEKLPSAKFMRVHRSFIVSLDKISAITKNSIFIDKIEITVGEQYKEAFKVMVDKWLK comes from the coding sequence ATGACCGTATTAAGATGTATAGCAGTAGATGATGAACCATTAGCTTTAAAATTGGTAGAAACTTTTATTCAGCAGACACCATTTTTAGAATTAATTACTACCTGCGACAACGCTGTAGATGCGATGGGTATTATTAGAGCAGAAAAACCAGATGTCGTTTTCTTAGACATTAATATGCCCAATCTAACAGGAATGGAATTAGCAAGACTTTTACAAGAACAGCCTGGACCTCTTCCTAAAATCGTTTTTACAACAGCTTACAACCATTATGCAATTGAAGGTTATCGTGTTAATGCCGTAGATTATCTTTTAAAGCCTTTCAGTTACGAAGAATTCCTGCGCGCAGCTAATAAAGTGCTGCAATTACATGAAGAAGCCAATAATAATGCCTTTCAAAACATTGCAGCCGATGATGAATTTATCTTTTTAAAAGTCGAGTACCAGTGGGTTCGTATTTCATTAAAAGACATTTGTTATATCGAAAGTTTAAAAGATTACGTAAAAGTACATCTTGAAGATTCGCAGAAAGCTGTACTCTCACTTATATCCCTTAAAGCTTTAGAAGAAAAACTTCCGTCAGCAAAATTCATGCGAGTTCACCGCTCTTTCATTGTTTCATTAGATAAAATAAGCGCCATTACTAAGAACTCCATTTTTATTGATAAGATAGAAATTACAGTTGGCGAACAATATAAAGAAGCCTTTAAAGTAATGGTTGATAAATGGCTTAAATAA